One stretch of Prunus persica cultivar Lovell chromosome G1, Prunus_persica_NCBIv2, whole genome shotgun sequence DNA includes these proteins:
- the LOC109946788 gene encoding uncharacterized protein LOC109946788: MADAQLRSMRMATASSKFKEEASYDSDFLGFAPSVVVYINNNAGWLDCGYKYIFDIGCKYNFKTSNGESHEINHPFYRPYPYVRTSVDSHELFVWWYNNVFQVVGGAEIPTAFYKLVTEASVDFSLKQDRRKPFPELEVVKCGICLLYAQDAEIIKQRNL; encoded by the exons ATGGCTGATGCACAGCTCAGAAGTATGCGAATGGCAACTGCCTCATCAAAGTTTAAAGAAGAAGCATCATATGATTCAG ATTTCTTGGGCTTTGCTCCTTCTGTTGTTGTATACATCAACAATAATGCTGGCTGGTTGGACTGTGGATACAAGTACATCTTCGACATTGGATGCAAGTACAACTTCAAAACTAGCAATGGTGAAAGCCACGAAATCAACCATCCTTTTTATAGACCGTATCCGTATGTAAGGACTTCAGTTGATTCCCATGAGTTGTTTGTGTGGTGGTATAATAATGTCTTTCAAGTTGTAGGGGGAGCTGAAATCCCCACGGCCTTCTACAAACTAGTCACTGAGGCCTCTGTTGACTTCTCACTGAAACAAGACCGCCGCAAACCCTTTCCGGAGTTGGAGGTGGTAAAGTGTGGAATCTGCCTGTTGTATGCCCAAGATGCTGAGATCATCAAGCAAAGGAATTTGTAG
- the LOC109946419 gene encoding protein SUPPRESSOR OF npr1-1, CONSTITUTIVE 1-like: MFNNFDLSQGLESLPDALRTFLFNLSQKLGNLKVIDLSYCKHLTEVPDLSGSSNLEHIDLCECTSLVQVPSYFQTFDKLTYLDLGGCLNLNYLPEMPVNIESLDLSETAIKELPSSVWSLEKLCSLNVNHCKALEKLPSNSCNLKVSGTFSLNGCVSLGEFSELPRYISYLDLSKTAIKELPSSLESLFGLTSIRLFACGSLLSLSTSIHKLKSLEILDLQLCSKFQYFPEILEPMEHLTSLSLSSTAVKVLPSSIGNLIGLRKLDLHHCGDLEVVPNSIYSLSKLETLNFHGSWCLGKLPPASVDQVRLLSLKELILAECGIKEIPDALVCLTSLCSLDLKDTGVKSIPASIKQAAQPSSLCLTYCQSLESLPELPPLLQCLEAGRCTSLKKVSSSRTALTQGWDVFSPPRLEEKPIFSGCPKLDENARSVGFLENKIVILFIQQKIGTRLYRGVGLLAYSLSFCWLFGLFSLSLLAIWPVGYLACSYSLGFVQETTTSIYTLKLPPLSKSVDLASSPSHYFIILLLYYKIFTKIFLEILS, translated from the exons ATGTTCAACAATTTCGATCTCTCCCAAGGTCTAGAATCTCTTCCTGATGCTCTTCG AACATTTCTCTTTAATTTGTCACAGAAACTTGGGAACCTAAAAGTAATCGATCTTAGTTACTGCAAGCATTTGACTGAAGTTCCTGATCTGTCTGGGAGTTCAAACCTTGAGCATATAGATCTTTGTGAATgtacaagtttggttcaggTTCCTTcttattttcaaacttttgaCAAACTTACTTATCTTGATCTGGGAGGCTGCCTGAATCTCAACTATCTTCCTGAGATGCCTGTCAACATTGAATCCTTAGATTTATCTGAGACTGCAATAAAGGAATTGCCTTCATCAGTTTGGTCTCTAGAAAAACTTTGTTCCTTGAATGTTAATCATTGTAAAGCCCTTGAGAAACTTCCGAGCAACAGTTGTAATCTGAAAGTCTCCGGTACTTTTAGTCTAAACGGCTGCGTATCTCTTGGCGAGTTTTCGGAGCTTCCCAGGTATATAAGCTACCTAGATTTGAGTAAGACAGCAATAAAAGAATTGCCGTCATCATTGGAGTCTCTCTTCGGTCTCACTTCAATTCGTCTATTCGCTTGTGGCAGCCTTCTGAGTCTCTCAACAAGCATTCACAAGTTAAAATCTCTTGAGATTCTTGATCTTCAATTATGCTCTAAATTCCAGTACTTCCCAGAAATACTGGAGCCTATGGAACATTTGACGTCTCTTAGTTTATCAAGTACAGCGGTTAAAGTTCTACCCTCATCGATAGGAAATCTAATTGGGCTTCGAAAATTAGATCTCCATCACTGCGGGGACCTTGAGGTTGTCCCAAACAGTATCTACAGTCTAAGTAAACTTGAAACTCTCAACTTTCATGGCTCCTGGTGCCTTGGGAAATTGCCTCCCGCCTCAGTAGACCAAGTCAGATTGCTCTCTTTGAAAGAACTAATCCTCGCTGAGTGCGGTATCAAAGAAATCCCTGATGCCCTCGTTTGCTTAACCTCATTATGTTCCTTAGATTTGAAAGATACCGGAGTTAAGAGCATACCTGCAAGCATCAAACAAGCTGCTCAGCCGTCTTCCCTGTGCCTAACCTATTGCCAGAGCCTTGAGTCTTTGCCAGAGCTCCCCCCATTGCTGCAATGTCTTGAAGCAGGTCGTTGCACGTCACTGAAGAAAGTGTCAAGTTCAAGGACTGCACTCACACAAGGTTGGGACGTATTTTCTCCTCCACGGCTTGAGGAGAAACCTATATTTTCTGGATGCCCAAAGTTGGATGAGAATGCAAGAAGTGTTGGGTTTTTAGAGAACAAAAtagtgattttatttattcaacaaAAGATAGGTACAAGGCTTTATAGAGGAGTAGGCTTATTGGcctattctctctctttttgctGGCTATTTGGCCTGTTCTCACTCTCTTTGCTGGCTATTTGGCCTGTTGGCTATTTGGCCTGTTCTTACTCTCTTGGCTTTGTACAAGAGACAACAACATCTATTTATACACTAAAGCTGCCGCCATTGTCCAAGTCGGTGGACTTGGCTTCTTCTCCTAGCCACtactttataatattattactttATTACAAGATTTTTACAAAGATTTTTCTAGAAATCCTCTCTTAA
- the LOC18791499 gene encoding TMV resistance protein N, with protein sequence MGGIGKTALADVVFHRLSSEFEASCFLANVREELEKHGLNHLRNKLFREILKDKDLNIDTPSIGSTFTRERISRKKALIVLDDANGSSQLEFLVGDHDQFCRGSLIIITTRDRSLLEEKVDDDKIYEVERLSPNEALLLFQSLAFENKSPKVEFSELSRKVVYDVKGIPLALKTLGPLFLPHKRIEDWEEELSKLKKFPYEEILSVLRHSYNGLEKNEREIFLDIACFYKGMDMDFVIKMIHLHGFYAVGIKVLIAKSLISISTSNCLEMHDMLQEMSWAIVS encoded by the exons ATGGGTGGGATTGGCAAGACTGCCCTTGCTGATGTTGTATTTCACAGGCTTTCCTCTGAATTTGAAgcttcttgttttcttgcaAATGTTAGGGAGGAATTAGAAAAACATGGACTAAATCACTTGCGAAATAAACTTTTTCGTGAGATATTAAAGGACAAAGATCTAAATATCGACACTCCGTCTATTGGATCAACTTTTACTCGAGAAAGGATCAGCCGTAAAAAGGCCCTCATTGTTCTTGATGATGCGAATGGTTCAAGCCAACTAGAATTTCTTGTTGGTGACCATGATCAATTTTGCCGCGGAAGTCTAATAATTATAACAACTAGAGATAGGAGCCTACTTGAGGAAAAGGTTGATGATGATAAGATATACGAGGTTGAGAGATTAAGTCCCAATGAAGCTCTATTG CTCTTTCAGTCGCTTGCTTTCGAAAATAAGTCTCCAAAAGTAGAGTTTTCTGAGTTGTCAAGAAAGGTGGTATATGATGTTAAAGGCATTCCATTAGCTCTTAAAACTTTGGGTCCCTTATTCCTTCCACACAAGAGAATAGAAGACTGGGAAGAAGAATTGagcaaattgaaaaaattccCTTACGAAGAAATTCTGAGTGTGTTGAGACATAGTTACAATGGATTAGAAAAGAATGAGAGGGAGATATTTCTCGATATAGCATGTTTTTATAAAGGGATGGATATggattttgtgataaaaatgaTACATCTTCACGGTTTCTATGCGGTGGGGATTAAAGTTCTCATTGCTAAGTCCCTCATATCGATTTCAACAAGTAACTGCCTAGAGATGCATGATATGCTACAAGAAATGAGTTGGGCAATTGTTTCGTGA